From the Theileria equi strain WA chromosome 4 map unlocalized gcontig_1105316255041, whole genome shotgun sequence genome, one window contains:
- a CDS encoding hypothetical protein (encoded by transcript BEWA_049920A), which yields MTHIPTVTIDIQGNTNGGGQGAGSITYYGGSPNQVKLTKIEDPASSGFVKLTHGPPSENSFTVAQVMFGGTQVSDIGASTGDIIQHLEVWYWYGDQDLEQPLLAEVLKENKYTYTSNKGGGTKRADYYKHTISSNYKLAKIKYDITGGRGIRKRIKSSELAFPVTGSVSVYVLYCGNNPALIYVKGTGQSKWYKKPNDSSTTASGDERWEEVPGLSSIILSDLNNTTIECNQWTALREVLNKLPRCNITGTCKEPPKPTPPSHPVLGAAGPLGPRGPDGGAGSDVGEPGEDDAADGRDGEAIVDSKVEGPGDSNHVDEAGGAEGPNVSGPESAESSPPQDAVPGPASLSSSVATSAQAAKFGAGGLATGLVMSWGSISGISSGTLAGSAATFFGGWKLYNRYKGDPWVRQVYIL from the coding sequence ATGACCCATATACCCACTGTTACCATAGACATACAGGGGAATACCAATGGAGGTGGACAAGGAGCTGGATCTATTACATACTATGGAGGATCTCCCAACCAAGTTAAGCTTACTAAGATTGAGGATCCTGCTAGCTCTGGCTTCGTGAAGCTCACACATGGACCACCCAGTGAAAACTCTTTCACCGTAGCACAAGTTATGTTTGGAGGTACTCAAGTTTCAGATATAGGAGCTAGCACTGGTGATATTATTCAGCATCTTGAAGTTTGGTACTGGTATGGTGATCAAGATTTGGAGCAACCTCTTTTAGCAGAGGTTCTCAAGGAAAATAAATATACTTACACGTCTAACAAGGGAGGTGGTACTAAAAGGGCCGATTATTACAAACACACAATTTCTAGTAATtataaacttgcaaagattaAGTACGATATTACCGGTGGTCGTGGAATTAGGAAGCGTATAAAGTCCTCTGAGCTAGCCTTTCCCGTCACAGGTTCTGTTAGCGTCTATGTATTATACTGTGGAAATAATCCAGCTCTTATTTATGTTAAAGGAACTGGGCAAAGCaaatggtacaagaaaCCTAATGATAGTAGCACTACTGCTAGTGGAGATGAACGGTGGGAGGAAGTTCCTGGTCTATCTAGCATAATACTAAGTGATCTTAACAATACTACTATAGAATGTAACCAATGGACTGCTCTCAGAGAGGTACTAAATAAATTGCCTAGATGTAATATCACTGGAACATGTAAAGAGCCTCCTAAACCTACTCCACCCTCACATCCAGTACTAGGTGCTGCTGGTCCTCTTGGACCCAGAGGACCTGATGGAGGTGCTGGCAGTGATGTTGGTGAACctggtgaagatgatgCTGCTGATGGTAGAGATGGTGAAGCTATAGTAGACTCTAAAGTTGAAGGCCCTGGTGATAGTAATCATGTTGATGAAGCTGGTGGAGCTGAAGGACCTAATGTTAGTGGTCCTGAATCTGCTGAATCCTCACCTCCACAAGATGCTGTTCCTGGTCCTGCTAGTCTATCTAGTAGTGTAGCTACTTCTGCTCAAGCTGCTAAATTTGGTGCTGGAGGTCTGGCTACTGGTCTAGTTATGTCTTGGGGATCAATCTCTGGTATATCatctggtactcttgccggaTCCgctgcaacattttttggaggatggaaactttataatcgctataaaggagacccttgggttagacaagTGTATATCctatag
- a CDS encoding hypothetical protein (encoded by transcript BEWA_049930A), whose product MSSISPKELICSRKSALVHLEEDHGSWYNDSGHEGWDEEGVSSFDLGPLVVLLLELEGLVLSLLTFLLGELNGQSGRVAIWSVSNRDTGKVVILGPDLSGTIQNLGEELSISGLEGGNTILVGLGELGIVYVTGNVQLDGSLVVILTGAEYSSSQSYEKSRENLHCVQRKL is encoded by the coding sequence ATGTCTTCCATATCCCCCAAAGAGCTCATCTGCTCGCGTAAATCTGCCCTAGTGCATTTAGAGGAAGATCATGGCAGCTGGTACAATGACAGCGGTCATGAAGGCTGGGACGAAGAAGGAGTCAGCAGCTTCGACCTTGGCCCACTTGTTGTCCTTCTTCTCGAACTTGAGGGTCTTGTTCTCAGTCTTCTCACCTTCCTTCTTGGCGAGCTCAACGGTCAAAGTGGCAGGGTTGCCATTTGGAGTGTGAGCAACAGAGACACCGGTAAAGTCGTCATTCTTGGCCCAGACCTCAGTGGTACCATCCAAAACCTTGGAGAAGAACTTTCCATCAGTGGGCTTGAAGGTGGAAACACCATCCTTGTCGGTCTTGGTGAACTTGGTATTGTCTACGTTACCGGTAACGTTCAACTCGACGGGAGTCTTGTTGTCATTCTCACCGGCGCAGAATACAGCAGCAGTCAAAGTTACGAAAAGAGCAGAGAAAACCTTCATTGTGTGCAAAGAAAATTGTGA
- a CDS encoding ABC transporter, ATP-binding protein family member protein (encoded by transcript BEWA_049940A) yields MVDKGDRTPEVHAHHFWKSEVEVVRKKTLAPDGRRFRYLDDKGIFNFVFFIWAYKWVKAAAKEYLDPYMLHPLPLADQILKWQPILSKHISDGIASLEAYEALSEDEKKSAKQPVRYILARAIWLTFWKRLLAIIAGIMVLTIARKPSE; encoded by the coding sequence ATGGTAGATAAAGGGGATCGGACCCCGGAAGTCCATGCCCATcacttttggaaaagtgAGGTGGAGGtggtaaggaagaagacacTAGCACCGGATGGTAGGCGATTCCGCTACCTTGATGACAAGGGcatcttcaactttgtaTTCTTCATCTGGGCATACAAATGGGTTAAAGCAGCTGCCAAAGAGTACCTGGACCCTTATATGCTTCACCCTCTCCCACTGGCCGACCAGATTCTCAAATGGCAGCCTATTCTTTCTAAGCATATTAGTGATGGTATCGCAAGTCTGGAGGCATATGAAGCTCTCAGTGAGGATGAGAAGAAGAGTGCCAAGCAACCTGTAAGATACATTCTGGCAAGAGCAATCTGGCTGACATTTTGGAAGAGGTTACTTGCCATTATAGCAGGAATAATGGTACTAACTATTGCAAGAAAACCATCAGAATGA